Proteins from one Fibrobacter succinogenes genomic window:
- a CDS encoding lamin tail domain-containing protein, protein MNKCGVLPVAVCGLAFYVSAFSCPMFVEFFPDPKNVSDLEGEYVEIRLDEFRGDSLFVRFESREILAFKWPEAERLVLVHDSSLCPPRKNVACGMLGKVSLPNSRESVWKVWSGVCMDSVTVPQPKPGKSIQRVGLTDEWVYVAGSMGVGDLEYELGVEEDSLLALAGELGKQGRTLRMTEIHHCPEEPMPEWVELYNASGYALPLQEFRFCDRGGALGNARDSILPYQTMLVSKDTSALREVLGIPDIRMIQVSLGYLNNVEGSLRLCFRNDVIDSVYWNKGTVACPSGFNPLTRKREFTPGFQKKMGMGSKFGNAMGSASGGAAVNASENAPGKALFTYKLSSRVVSKKGAALRIRVESENDVTLALLDSAGRRVWKSVVSAMSNEWVNVPAQEYLGIGVGYVALSVGVYEDVVGILVRP, encoded by the coding sequence GTGAATAAATGTGGTGTCTTGCCGGTCGCTGTGTGCGGCTTGGCTTTTTATGTATCGGCATTTTCATGTCCGATGTTTGTGGAATTTTTCCCGGATCCTAAAAATGTTTCAGACCTGGAGGGTGAGTATGTCGAAATTCGGCTTGACGAATTTCGAGGGGATTCGCTTTTTGTGCGTTTTGAAAGCAGGGAAATTTTGGCGTTTAAGTGGCCGGAGGCCGAACGTTTGGTGCTGGTGCACGATTCGTCGCTGTGTCCACCGCGAAAAAATGTAGCGTGTGGCATGCTAGGGAAGGTCTCGCTCCCGAATTCCAGGGAATCCGTTTGGAAGGTTTGGTCGGGTGTGTGCATGGATTCTGTGACGGTCCCGCAGCCTAAGCCGGGCAAGTCGATTCAGCGCGTGGGGCTTACGGACGAGTGGGTGTATGTTGCAGGGTCTATGGGCGTGGGTGACTTGGAATACGAACTTGGTGTAGAAGAGGATTCGCTATTGGCTTTGGCGGGCGAGCTAGGCAAGCAGGGGCGAACGCTCCGCATGACGGAGATCCATCATTGCCCGGAAGAACCGATGCCGGAGTGGGTGGAACTTTATAATGCGAGCGGGTATGCGCTCCCGTTGCAGGAGTTCCGCTTTTGCGATCGTGGAGGCGCTTTAGGAAATGCGCGGGATTCGATTCTGCCTTACCAGACAATGCTGGTGAGCAAGGATACGTCTGCTTTGCGTGAAGTTCTTGGAATTCCCGATATACGCATGATTCAAGTATCGTTAGGCTATTTGAATAACGTAGAAGGCTCGCTTCGCCTTTGTTTCCGTAATGATGTGATCGATAGCGTTTATTGGAACAAAGGAACTGTGGCGTGCCCGTCGGGATTCAATCCGTTGACAAGGAAACGCGAATTTACGCCGGGATTCCAGAAAAAGATGGGAATGGGCTCGAAATTTGGGAATGCTATGGGGAGTGCGTCGGGAGGTGCTGCTGTAAATGCTTCGGAAAATGCGCCGGGAAAAGCTCTATTTACGTACAAACTTTCATCGCGAGTTGTTTCGAAAAAAGGCGCTGCTCTTCGCATTCGTGTAGAATCGGAAAATGATGTAACACTAGCTCTTTTGGATTCTGCGGGGCGTCGCGTTTGGAAATCGGTCGTTTCAGCAATGTCGAATGAATGGGTGAATGTGCCTGCACAGGAATATCTTGGAATAGGCGTTGGTTATGTGGCTTTGTCTGTGGGGGTGTACGAAGATGTGGTCGGTATTCTTGTGCGCCCGTAA
- a CDS encoding M23 family metallopeptidase, with product MNFVKASIHFQKSSRTLTVKMPSFILRGSLFARIVVVVGFILFLVQILSTSVYDGVLKHAFASRQKLNKELSQIQSTVDYISNTSKDFFKAEKMLHAKLGLPLPDEASRKLSTGGHIEPNVQLLRKSSPVFERTATMHEDVWRIFGQIQNNENSFNALTKYIDQSRSVLRYIPSISPTNGRYASAFGPRVHPVTGEVGKMHQGIDISNDRWTPIYAPADGVVEISQLSSSFGNFVVLNHGNGLKTRYGHMQMSAVTPGQFVHRYQILGYMGNTGRSVGPHLHYEVWKNGNPVNPLPYILPNDYEVD from the coding sequence ATGAATTTCGTTAAGGCCTCCATACATTTTCAGAAGTCGTCACGGACGTTGACCGTGAAAATGCCTTCGTTCATTCTTCGCGGTTCGCTTTTTGCGCGAATCGTCGTTGTTGTAGGCTTTATCCTTTTCCTTGTCCAAATTCTTTCGACATCAGTTTATGACGGTGTCTTGAAGCATGCTTTTGCAAGTCGTCAAAAGCTGAACAAGGAACTTTCGCAAATCCAGAGCACGGTGGATTACATTTCCAATACGTCTAAGGATTTCTTCAAGGCCGAAAAAATGCTCCATGCAAAGCTCGGTCTGCCGCTGCCGGACGAAGCATCCCGTAAGCTTTCGACAGGCGGCCATATTGAACCGAATGTCCAGCTTTTGCGCAAAAGTTCCCCGGTGTTTGAACGTACCGCTACGATGCACGAAGATGTTTGGCGCATTTTTGGGCAAATCCAGAACAACGAAAATTCTTTTAATGCTCTGACTAAATATATCGACCAGAGCCGCTCCGTTTTACGCTATATTCCGTCTATTTCTCCTACAAACGGTCGTTATGCTTCTGCCTTTGGTCCGCGTGTCCATCCTGTGACCGGTGAAGTGGGCAAAATGCATCAGGGCATAGACATTTCTAACGATCGTTGGACCCCGATTTATGCGCCGGCAGACGGCGTGGTTGAAATTTCCCAGCTGAGTTCCTCTTTTGGGAATTTTGTAGTCCTGAATCATGGTAATGGCCTCAAGACCCGTTATGGGCATATGCAGATGTCTGCCGTGACTCCGGGACAGTTTGTACATCGTTATCAAATTCTTGGCTATATGGGCAATACTGGACGTTCTGTTGGTCCGCACCTCCATTATGAGGTCTGGAAAAACGGTAACCCGGTGAACCCTCTTCCTTATATTCTCCCTAACGACTATGAAGTCGACTAA
- a CDS encoding Nif3-like dinuclear metal center hexameric protein produces MDLSFISAWLDDLLDPKSFNDYCVNGLCVEASDKVSKIVTGVSLRDQLIDAAIAEKADCIIVHHPNGFWKGERLLPVGKFGERIRKLMVHGISVFGFHLPLDGHREIGNNAVIAKNLGLNPVHEFAYEGMRPIGVIAEWNTPATREEFLDCLDAAFEHGVQNKFFYGSEQIKRVAICSGSCSASAVREAMEKNCDAYVTGSIKEEIPIFCQENGVNLVSCGHHRSEIFGVSALAEKIQTELSIPTKFVDCDNPV; encoded by the coding sequence ATGGATTTGTCATTTATTTCTGCATGGTTGGACGACCTGCTCGACCCGAAATCATTTAATGATTATTGCGTCAACGGTCTTTGCGTCGAAGCTAGTGACAAGGTTTCCAAGATTGTAACAGGCGTGAGCTTGCGAGACCAGTTGATTGATGCCGCCATTGCCGAGAAGGCTGACTGTATTATCGTACATCATCCGAATGGCTTTTGGAAGGGCGAACGCCTGCTTCCGGTTGGAAAGTTCGGTGAACGTATCCGCAAGCTTATGGTGCATGGCATTTCTGTGTTCGGTTTCCATTTGCCGCTTGACGGCCACCGCGAAATCGGAAACAACGCGGTCATCGCTAAAAATCTGGGATTGAACCCAGTTCATGAATTTGCTTACGAAGGCATGAGGCCTATCGGCGTGATTGCCGAATGGAACACTCCTGCGACAAGAGAAGAATTTTTGGACTGTCTTGATGCAGCTTTTGAACATGGTGTGCAGAATAAATTCTTCTATGGTTCTGAACAAATTAAGCGTGTGGCGATTTGTAGCGGTAGTTGCAGCGCATCTGCTGTACGTGAAGCTATGGAAAAGAATTGCGATGCTTATGTTACTGGTAGCATCAAGGAAGAGATCCCTATATTCTGCCAAGAAAACGGAGTAAATCTGGTCTCGTGCGGACACCATAGATCCGAAATTTTTGGTGTGAGCGCACTTGCCGAAAAGATTCAAACCGAGTTAAGTATTCCGACAAAATTTGTCGATTGCGATAATCCGGTTTAG
- the metK gene encoding methionine adenosyltransferase: MAHYLFTSESVSKGHPDKVADQISDSILDACLAQDPNSRVACETLVNTGLVVISGEITTKAVIDFQEIARNTIKNIGYVNPDLQFDYKGCAVLVAMDKQSPDIAQGVDAKAADGKEDDKQGAGDQGMMFGYAVKETKELMPLPISLAHKLMEEIQNLREKGKIKWLRPDAKSQVTVEYDENDKPVRVDTVVISTQHDEKVNGKELKHSVIEKEIIEKLIKKVIPAKLLDKKTRYLVNPTGKFVVGGPHGDCGLTGRKIIVDTYGGMGRHGGGAFSGKDPSKVDRSAAYAARYVAKNIVAAGLAYRCEVQLAYAIGYSKPVSVLVNTFGTGKIDDRKIEEIVAKNFDLSPAGIEKMLDLRKPGFVATAALGHFGRTGARFTWEKTDKAADLKAAAEAV; this comes from the coding sequence ATGGCACATTATCTTTTTACTTCTGAATCCGTTTCTAAAGGCCACCCGGACAAGGTTGCCGACCAGATTTCCGACTCCATCCTCGACGCCTGCCTCGCCCAAGACCCGAACAGCCGTGTTGCTTGCGAAACCCTCGTGAACACAGGCCTCGTCGTTATCTCTGGCGAAATTACCACCAAGGCCGTTATTGATTTCCAGGAAATTGCTCGCAACACCATCAAGAACATTGGCTACGTGAACCCGGACCTTCAGTTCGACTACAAGGGCTGCGCCGTGCTCGTCGCTATGGACAAGCAGTCTCCGGATATCGCTCAGGGCGTTGACGCCAAGGCTGCCGACGGCAAGGAAGACGACAAGCAGGGTGCTGGCGACCAAGGTATGATGTTCGGTTACGCCGTCAAGGAAACCAAGGAACTCATGCCGCTCCCGATCAGCCTCGCCCACAAGCTCATGGAAGAAATCCAGAACCTCCGCGAAAAGGGCAAGATCAAGTGGCTCCGTCCGGACGCCAAGTCCCAGGTCACCGTCGAATACGACGAAAATGACAAGCCGGTCCGCGTGGACACCGTCGTTATCTCAACCCAGCACGACGAAAAGGTAAACGGCAAGGAACTCAAGCATTCCGTGATCGAAAAGGAAATCATCGAAAAGCTCATCAAGAAGGTGATTCCGGCAAAGCTTTTGGACAAGAAGACCCGTTACCTCGTGAACCCGACCGGCAAGTTCGTTGTCGGTGGCCCGCACGGCGACTGCGGCCTCACTGGCCGTAAGATCATCGTCGATACCTACGGTGGCATGGGTCGTCACGGTGGTGGCGCATTCAGCGGCAAGGACCCGAGTAAGGTGGACCGCAGTGCAGCTTACGCCGCTCGCTACGTGGCAAAGAACATTGTTGCAGCAGGCCTCGCCTACCGTTGCGAAGTCCAGCTCGCTTACGCTATCGGTTACTCCAAGCCGGTTTCTGTTCTCGTGAACACCTTCGGCACAGGCAAGATCGACGACCGCAAGATCGAAGAAATAGTCGCCAAGAACTTCGACCTTTCTCCGGCTGGCATCGAAAAGATGCTCGATCTCCGCAAGCCGGGCTTTGTCGCAACAGCCGCCCTCGGTCACTTCGGCCGCACGGGCGCTCGCTTCACGTGGGAAAAGACCGACAAGGCTGCAGATTTGAAGGCTGCCGCCGAAGCTGTTTAA